From Brassica oleracea var. oleracea cultivar TO1000 chromosome C3, BOL, whole genome shotgun sequence, a single genomic window includes:
- the LOC106336309 gene encoding signal peptidase complex catalytic subunit SEC11C-like, with amino-acid sequence MVHERENTGEVDVLTKGDNNPEDDRLLYAKGQLWLNRHHIMGRAVGFLPYVGWVTIIMTEKPIIKYILIGTLGLLVISSKD; translated from the exons ATG GTTCACGAAAGGGAAAATACTGGAGAAGTCGATGTTTTGACAAAAG GTGACAATAACCCTGAAGATGATAGACTTCTCTATGCTAAAGGTCAGCTTTGGCTTAATCGACATCATATAATGGGTCGTGCTGTCGG CTTCTTGCCTTATGTTGGATGGGTGACTATAATCATGACAGAAAAACCTATCATCAAG TATATTCTCATAGGTACATTGGGTTTACTCGTTATATCGTCCAAAGATTGA
- the LOC106335407 gene encoding coatomer subunit beta'-2-like isoform X1: MPLRLEIKKKFAQRSERVKSVDLHPTEPWILASLYSGTLCIWNYQTQVMAQSFEVTDLPVRSAKFIARKQWVVAGADDLYIRVYNYNTMDTVKVFEAHSDYIRCVAVHPTLPYVLSSSDDMVIKLWDWEKGWACTQIFEGHSHYVMQVTFNPKDTNTFASASLDRTIKIWNLGSPDPNFTLDAHQKGVNCVDYFTGGDKPYLITGSDDHTAKVWDYQTKSCVQTLDGHTHNVSAVCFHPELPIIITGSEDGTVRIWHATTYRLENTLNYGLERVWAIGYIKSSRRVVIGYDEGTIMVKLGREIPVASMDNTGKIIWAKHNEIQTANIKSIGADYEVTDGERLPLAVKELGTCDLYPQSLKHNPNGRFVVVCGDGEYIIYTALAWRNRSFGSGLEFVWSSEGECAVRESSTKIKTFSKNFQEKRSIRPTFSAEKIFGGALLAMCSNDFICFYDWAECRLIQRIDVTVKNLYWADSGDLVAIASDTSFYILKYNRELVSSHFDSGRSTEEEGVEDAFEVLHENDERVRTGIWVGDCFIYNNASWKLNYCVGGEVTTMYHLDRPMYLLGYLANQSRVFLVDKEFNVIGYTLLLSLIEYKTLVMRGDLAKASEILPTIPKDQHNNVAHFLESRGMVEEALEAATDPDYRFELAIQLARLDIAQEIAVEAQSESKWKQLGELAMSSGKLQMAEECMKYAMDLSGLLLLYSSIGDAEGASKLATLAKEQGKNNVAYLCLFMLGKLEDCLDLLVESNRIPEAALMARSYLPSKVSEIVALWRKDLSKINSKAAESLADPEEYSNLFEDWQVALSVEAKASETRGVYTAAENYPSHADRSSMTLVEAFRNLQVEEEESLENGDIEHGEEEVAEENGDEEKNDDDVEEQHDEQQREEVVDGDSTDGAVLVNGSEADEEWGTNSEGNPSA; the protein is encoded by the exons ATG CCTCTCAGACTCGAGATCAAG AAAAAATTTGCTCAAAGGTCTGAGAGAGTGAAATCTGTGGATCTGCATCCTACAGAACCATG GATTCTAGCAAGTTTGTATTCTGGAACCTTGTGTATATGGAACTACCAGACACAG GTGATGGCACAGTCTTTCGAGGTGACCGACTTACCAG TTCGGTCAGCCAAGTTTATAGCACGGAAGCAATGGGTTGTGGCAGGAGCTGATGATTTGTATATCCGTGTATACAATTACAATACCATGGACACGGTTAAAGTGTTTGAGGCTCATTCAGACTACATTAGATGTGTGGCTGTTCATCCAACGTTACCATATGTGCTGTCATCCTCCGATGATATGGTCATAAAGCTTTGGGACTGGGAAAAGGGTTGGGCTTGCACTCAGATATTCGAGGGACACTCGCACTATGTGATGCAAGTCACATTTAATCCAAAAGACACCAACACTTTTGCCAGTGCATCACTTGATCGCACCATAAAG ATCTGGAATCTTGGCTCACCCGACCCAAATTTTACACTGGATGCCCATCAGAAAGGAGTAAACTGTGTAGATTATTTCACCGGTGGTGACAAGCCCTATTTAATTACCGGCTCTGATGATCACACTGCTAAG GTCTGGGACTATCAAACAAAAAGTTGTGTCCAGACGCTAGACGGGCACACACACAATGTGTCGGCAGTATGTTTCCATCCAGAGCTTCCAATTATAATCACAGGTTCTGAAGATGGCACCGTTCGTATCTGGCATGCAACTACGTACAG GCTAGAGAACACATTAAATTATGGCCTCGAGAGAGTTTGGGCCATTGGTTACATTAAAAGTTCTCGCCG GGTTGTGATCGGATATGATGAAGGAACCATCATGGTTAAACTTGGACGGGAAATTCCTGTCGCTAGCATGGACAATACTGGAAAAATCATATGGGCTAAACATAATGAAATTCAGACTGCGAACATCAAAAGTATTGGTGCAGACTACGAG GTTACTGATGGAGAGAGGTTGCCCTTGGCTGTTAAAGAGCTGGGGACTTGTGATCTTTATCCACAA AGCTTGAAACACAATCCAAATGGGAGGTTTGTCGTAGTCTGTGGAGACGGAGAGTATATAATCTACACGGCTTTGGCTTGGAGAAATAGGTCATTTGGTTCTGGACTGGAATTCGTTTGGTCGTCTGAGGGGGAGTGTGCTGTAAGAGAAAGCTCAACAAAGATCAAGACATTTAGCAAAAATTTCCAG GAAAAGAGGAGTATCCGCCCTACTTTCTCCGCTGAGAAGATCTTTGGAGGAGCCCTGTTAGCTATGTGTTCAAATGATTTCATCTGCTTTTATGATTGGGCTGAATGTAGGCTTATTCAACGTATTGACGTCACTGTAAAG AATCTGTATTGGGCTGACAGTGGTGATTTAGTAGCCATTGCTAGTGACACGTCATTCTACATCTTGAAATACAAC CGAGAGTTAGTTTCTTCACATTTTGATAGTGGAAGATCTACGGAGGAAGAAGGTGTTGAGGATGCTTTTGAGGTTCTCCATGAGAACGATGAACGTGTTAGGACAGGTATATGGGTTGGTGACTGTTTCATTTACAACAACGCTTCCTGGAAGCTTAACTACTGTGTCGGAGGCGAG GTAACCACAATGTATCATTTGGACCGCCCAATGTATTTATTGGGCTATCTTGCAAATCAAAGTCGGGTATTCCTTGTAGACAAAGAATTCAA TGTTATAGGATACACGTTGCTGCTAAGCCTGATTGAGTACAAGACTCTTGTGATGCGAGGTGATCTAGCCAAAGCCAGTGAAATCTTACCTACAATTCCTAAAGATCAGCATAACAA TGTTGCTCATTTCTTGGAGTCACGAGGAATGGTTGAAGAGGCTCTGGAAGCTGCGACAGATCCTGACTACAGATTTGAGTTGGCCATACAACTGGCTAGACTTGACATTGCGCAG GAAATAGCTGTAGAAGCACAGAGCGAGTCTAAGTGGAAGCAATTAGGAGAGTTAGCAATGTCTTCCGGGAAG CTACAAATGGCAGAGGAATGCATGAAATATGCGATGGATTTGAGTGGTTTGTTACTACTTTATTCTTCTATTGGAGATGCTGAAGGTGCGTCAAAACTTGCAACACTTGCTAAAGAACAAGGGAAGAACAATGTCGCCTATCTTTGCCTATTCATGCTGGGAAAATTGGAAGATTGTTTGGACTTATTGGTGGAGAG CAACCGGATACCTGAAGCTGCTCTGATGGCAAGATCATATCTTCCAAGCAAAGTATCTGAGATAGTAGCTCTTTGGAGGAAAGATCTCAGCAAG ATTAATTCAAAAGCAGCAGAATCTTTGGCTGATCCCGAGGAGTACTCAAATCTTTTTGAAGATTGGCAAGTTGCTCTTTCCGTCGAAGCCAAAGCTTCAGAGACAAG GGGAGTTTATACAGCTGCAGAAAATTATCCTAGCCATGCTGATAGGTCTTCCATGACCCTCGTTGAAGCCTTTAGAAACTTGCAAGTTGAAGAAGAGGAGTCTCTTGAAAATGGAGATATAGAGCACGGG GAGGAGGAGGTAGCAGAAGAAAACGGTGATGAAGAGAAGAATGATGACGATGTAGAGGAACAACACGATGAACAACAACGAGAAGAAGTTGTTGATGGTGACTCAACCGATGGAGCTGTTCTTGTTAACGGAAGTGAGGCTGACGAAGAGTGGGGTACGAATAGTGAAGGAAACCCATCAGCCTAA
- the LOC106335407 gene encoding coatomer subunit beta'-2-like isoform X2, which yields MPLRLEIKKKFAQRSERVKSVDLHPTEPWILASLYSGTLCIWNYQTQVMAQSFEVTDLPVRSAKFIARKQWVVAGADDLYIRVYNYNTMDTVKVFEAHSDYIRCVAVHPTLPYVLSSSDDMVIKLWDWEKGWACTQIFEGHSHYVMQVTFNPKDTNTFASASLDRTIKIWNLGSPDPNFTLDAHQKGVNCVDYFTGGDKPYLITGSDDHTAKVWDYQTKSCVQTLDGHTHNVSAVCFHPELPIIITGSEDGTVRIWHATTYRLENTLNYGLERVWAIGYIKSSRRVVIGYDEGTIMVKLGREIPVASMDNTGKIIWAKHNEIQTANIKSIGADYEVTDGERLPLAVKELGTCDLYPQSLKHNPNGRFVVVCGDGEYIIYTALAWRNRSFGSGLEFVWSSEGECAVRESSTKIKTFSKNFQEKRSIRPTFSAEKIFGGALLAMCSNDFICFYDWAECRLIQRIDVTVKNLYWADSGDLVAIASDTSFYILKYNRELVSSHFDSGRSTEEEGVEDAFEVLHENDERVRTGIWVGDCFIYNNASWKLNYCVGGEVTTMYHLDRPMYLLGYLANQSRVFLVDKEFNVIGYTLLLSLIEYKTLVMRGDLAKASEILPTIPKDQHNNVAHFLESRGMVEEALEAATDPDYRFELAIQLARLDIAQEIAVEAQSESKWKQLGELAMSSGKLQMAEECMKYAMDLSGLLLLYSSIGDAEGASKLATLAKEQGKNNVAYLCLFMLGKLEDCLDLLVESNRIPEAALMARSYLPSKVSEIVALWRKDLSKINSKAAESLADPEEYSNLFEDWQVALSVEAKASETRGVYTAAENYPSHADRSSMTLVEAFRNLQVEEEESLENGDIEHGEEEVAEENGDEEKNDDDVEEQHDEQQREEVVDGDSTDGAVLVNGSEADEEWVLTPRQ from the exons ATG CCTCTCAGACTCGAGATCAAG AAAAAATTTGCTCAAAGGTCTGAGAGAGTGAAATCTGTGGATCTGCATCCTACAGAACCATG GATTCTAGCAAGTTTGTATTCTGGAACCTTGTGTATATGGAACTACCAGACACAG GTGATGGCACAGTCTTTCGAGGTGACCGACTTACCAG TTCGGTCAGCCAAGTTTATAGCACGGAAGCAATGGGTTGTGGCAGGAGCTGATGATTTGTATATCCGTGTATACAATTACAATACCATGGACACGGTTAAAGTGTTTGAGGCTCATTCAGACTACATTAGATGTGTGGCTGTTCATCCAACGTTACCATATGTGCTGTCATCCTCCGATGATATGGTCATAAAGCTTTGGGACTGGGAAAAGGGTTGGGCTTGCACTCAGATATTCGAGGGACACTCGCACTATGTGATGCAAGTCACATTTAATCCAAAAGACACCAACACTTTTGCCAGTGCATCACTTGATCGCACCATAAAG ATCTGGAATCTTGGCTCACCCGACCCAAATTTTACACTGGATGCCCATCAGAAAGGAGTAAACTGTGTAGATTATTTCACCGGTGGTGACAAGCCCTATTTAATTACCGGCTCTGATGATCACACTGCTAAG GTCTGGGACTATCAAACAAAAAGTTGTGTCCAGACGCTAGACGGGCACACACACAATGTGTCGGCAGTATGTTTCCATCCAGAGCTTCCAATTATAATCACAGGTTCTGAAGATGGCACCGTTCGTATCTGGCATGCAACTACGTACAG GCTAGAGAACACATTAAATTATGGCCTCGAGAGAGTTTGGGCCATTGGTTACATTAAAAGTTCTCGCCG GGTTGTGATCGGATATGATGAAGGAACCATCATGGTTAAACTTGGACGGGAAATTCCTGTCGCTAGCATGGACAATACTGGAAAAATCATATGGGCTAAACATAATGAAATTCAGACTGCGAACATCAAAAGTATTGGTGCAGACTACGAG GTTACTGATGGAGAGAGGTTGCCCTTGGCTGTTAAAGAGCTGGGGACTTGTGATCTTTATCCACAA AGCTTGAAACACAATCCAAATGGGAGGTTTGTCGTAGTCTGTGGAGACGGAGAGTATATAATCTACACGGCTTTGGCTTGGAGAAATAGGTCATTTGGTTCTGGACTGGAATTCGTTTGGTCGTCTGAGGGGGAGTGTGCTGTAAGAGAAAGCTCAACAAAGATCAAGACATTTAGCAAAAATTTCCAG GAAAAGAGGAGTATCCGCCCTACTTTCTCCGCTGAGAAGATCTTTGGAGGAGCCCTGTTAGCTATGTGTTCAAATGATTTCATCTGCTTTTATGATTGGGCTGAATGTAGGCTTATTCAACGTATTGACGTCACTGTAAAG AATCTGTATTGGGCTGACAGTGGTGATTTAGTAGCCATTGCTAGTGACACGTCATTCTACATCTTGAAATACAAC CGAGAGTTAGTTTCTTCACATTTTGATAGTGGAAGATCTACGGAGGAAGAAGGTGTTGAGGATGCTTTTGAGGTTCTCCATGAGAACGATGAACGTGTTAGGACAGGTATATGGGTTGGTGACTGTTTCATTTACAACAACGCTTCCTGGAAGCTTAACTACTGTGTCGGAGGCGAG GTAACCACAATGTATCATTTGGACCGCCCAATGTATTTATTGGGCTATCTTGCAAATCAAAGTCGGGTATTCCTTGTAGACAAAGAATTCAA TGTTATAGGATACACGTTGCTGCTAAGCCTGATTGAGTACAAGACTCTTGTGATGCGAGGTGATCTAGCCAAAGCCAGTGAAATCTTACCTACAATTCCTAAAGATCAGCATAACAA TGTTGCTCATTTCTTGGAGTCACGAGGAATGGTTGAAGAGGCTCTGGAAGCTGCGACAGATCCTGACTACAGATTTGAGTTGGCCATACAACTGGCTAGACTTGACATTGCGCAG GAAATAGCTGTAGAAGCACAGAGCGAGTCTAAGTGGAAGCAATTAGGAGAGTTAGCAATGTCTTCCGGGAAG CTACAAATGGCAGAGGAATGCATGAAATATGCGATGGATTTGAGTGGTTTGTTACTACTTTATTCTTCTATTGGAGATGCTGAAGGTGCGTCAAAACTTGCAACACTTGCTAAAGAACAAGGGAAGAACAATGTCGCCTATCTTTGCCTATTCATGCTGGGAAAATTGGAAGATTGTTTGGACTTATTGGTGGAGAG CAACCGGATACCTGAAGCTGCTCTGATGGCAAGATCATATCTTCCAAGCAAAGTATCTGAGATAGTAGCTCTTTGGAGGAAAGATCTCAGCAAG ATTAATTCAAAAGCAGCAGAATCTTTGGCTGATCCCGAGGAGTACTCAAATCTTTTTGAAGATTGGCAAGTTGCTCTTTCCGTCGAAGCCAAAGCTTCAGAGACAAG GGGAGTTTATACAGCTGCAGAAAATTATCCTAGCCATGCTGATAGGTCTTCCATGACCCTCGTTGAAGCCTTTAGAAACTTGCAAGTTGAAGAAGAGGAGTCTCTTGAAAATGGAGATATAGAGCACGGG GAGGAGGAGGTAGCAGAAGAAAACGGTGATGAAGAGAAGAATGATGACGATGTAGAGGAACAACACGATGAACAACAACGAGAAGAAGTTGTTGATGGTGACTCAACCGATGGAGCTGTTCTTGTTAACGGAAGTGAGGCTGACGAAGAGTGGG TGCTTACACCGCGTCAGTAG
- the LOC106332614 gene encoding uncharacterized protein LOC106332614: protein MCYKKIIPLVIPPESFHENVPAAGVTVSTEVVVTVGRHRDGRGEKKKCVCSPSTHPRSFKCRYHHHEYQWVPSSSSLPK, encoded by the coding sequence ATGTGCTACAAAAAGATTATCCCTCTTGTTATTCCACCGGAGAGCTTCCACGAAAACGTGCCGGCAGCAGGAGTGACGGTGTCAACAGAGGTGGTAGTCACCGTCGGTCGCCACCGTGACGGTCGTGGTGAAAAGAAGAAGTGTGTGTGTTCACCATCGACTCATCCAAGATCGTTCAAGTGTAGGTATCATCATCATGAATATCAATGGGTTCCTTCTTCGTCTTCCCTCCCCAAATGA
- the LOC106336308 gene encoding F-box protein At1g52490-like isoform X3, producing the protein MLSVCKRTRKTVTGDLCLPLDIIVEILKKLPTKSLVRFRSVSKQWSTIISSDRDLIESIVTRSLRHPPLKLPVFIFHHCVPETFFTVSPVFSPTTTDHVVTIPRPSRPCTLHYQYSRGLICCSSFESHLVTIYNPTTRQVFPLPEIQAPTRSGLSSCFFGYDPITYQYKVLSIIFDCDERKQTYHVFTLGCKQSWRKVKGIDEDSYPNDYSVCIDGTIYYSAYRKPRETILLSFDLRSERFDRVLHYQKHCCWLVLIINVW; encoded by the coding sequence ATGTTAAGTGTTTGCAAAAGGACAAGAAAGACAGTCACCGGAGATTTGTGTCTTCCTTTGGATATAATAGTGGAGATACTCAAGAAACTCCCGACAAAGTCACTTGTGAGGTTCCGAAGCGTCTCCAAGCAATGGTCAACCATTATCAGCAGCGACAGAGACTTGATCGAGTCTATAGTCACTCGCTCTCTCAGACATCCGCCCCTGAAGCTTCCTGTCTTCATCTTCCACCATTGTGTGCCTGAAACGTTCTTCACTGTTTCCCCTGTTTTCTCTCCGACCACCACCGACCATGTAGTAACTATCCCTCGACCAAGCCGTCCCTGCACCCTCCACTATCAATACTCCCGAGGCTTGATATGTTGCTCTTCTTTCGAATCTCATTTGGTTACCATATACAACCCTACCACCAGGCAGGTTTTTCCGTTACCCGAGATCCAAGCCCCAACAAGGTCCGGATTGAGTTCATGCTTCTTTGGCTACGACCCTATCACGTATCAATACAAAGTCTTGTCCATTATTTTCGACTGTGACGAGCGGAAGCAAACTTATCATGTTTTCACATTGGGATGTAAGCAATCTTGGAGGAAAGTGAAAGGCATTGATGAAGATTCCTATCCAAACGATTACAGTGTATGCATCGACGGGACTATCTACTACAGCGCATACAGAAAACCTCGTGAGACTATTTTGCTGAGTTTCGACCTTAGGTCCGAAAGATTTGATCGCGTCTTGCATTATCAAAAGCATTGTTGTTGGCTCGTATTAATCATCAACGTCTGGTAA
- the LOC106336308 gene encoding putative F-box protein At1g52480 isoform X1 — protein sequence MHLIYLPSVVSRNLDLMESDYQAAKRQSENEKSISLSLSDESEDRYSPMLSVCKRTRKTVTGDLCLPLDIIVEILKKLPTKSLVRFRSVSKQWSTIISSDRDLIESIVTRSLRHPPLKLPVFIFHHCVPETFFTVSPVFSPTTTDHVVTIPRPSRPCTLHYQYSRGLICCSSFESHLVTIYNPTTRQVFPLPEIQAPTRSGLSSCFFGYDPITYQYKVLSIIFDCDERKQTYHVFTLGCKQSWRKVKGIDEDSYPNDYSVCIDGTIYYSAYRKPRETILLSFDLRSERFDRVLHYQKHCCWLVLIINVW from the exons ATGCATTTGATATATTTACCCTCAGTGGTTTCGAGGAATTTAGATCTAATGGAGAGTGATTATCAAG CTGCAAAGAGGCAGAGTGAAAACGAGAAGAGTATTTCTCTGTCACTGTCAGATGAATCTGAAG ATCGGTATTCTCCCATGTTAAGTGTTTGCAAAAGGACAAGAAAGACAGTCACCGGAGATTTGTGTCTTCCTTTGGATATAATAGTGGAGATACTCAAGAAACTCCCGACAAAGTCACTTGTGAGGTTCCGAAGCGTCTCCAAGCAATGGTCAACCATTATCAGCAGCGACAGAGACTTGATCGAGTCTATAGTCACTCGCTCTCTCAGACATCCGCCCCTGAAGCTTCCTGTCTTCATCTTCCACCATTGTGTGCCTGAAACGTTCTTCACTGTTTCCCCTGTTTTCTCTCCGACCACCACCGACCATGTAGTAACTATCCCTCGACCAAGCCGTCCCTGCACCCTCCACTATCAATACTCCCGAGGCTTGATATGTTGCTCTTCTTTCGAATCTCATTTGGTTACCATATACAACCCTACCACCAGGCAGGTTTTTCCGTTACCCGAGATCCAAGCCCCAACAAGGTCCGGATTGAGTTCATGCTTCTTTGGCTACGACCCTATCACGTATCAATACAAAGTCTTGTCCATTATTTTCGACTGTGACGAGCGGAAGCAAACTTATCATGTTTTCACATTGGGATGTAAGCAATCTTGGAGGAAAGTGAAAGGCATTGATGAAGATTCCTATCCAAACGATTACAGTGTATGCATCGACGGGACTATCTACTACAGCGCATACAGAAAACCTCGTGAGACTATTTTGCTGAGTTTCGACCTTAGGTCCGAAAGATTTGATCGCGTCTTGCATTATCAAAAGCATTGTTGTTGGCTCGTATTAATCATCAACGTCTGGTAA
- the LOC106336308 gene encoding F-box protein At1g52490-like isoform X2, translating into MHLIYLPSVVSRNLDLMESDYQDRYSPMLSVCKRTRKTVTGDLCLPLDIIVEILKKLPTKSLVRFRSVSKQWSTIISSDRDLIESIVTRSLRHPPLKLPVFIFHHCVPETFFTVSPVFSPTTTDHVVTIPRPSRPCTLHYQYSRGLICCSSFESHLVTIYNPTTRQVFPLPEIQAPTRSGLSSCFFGYDPITYQYKVLSIIFDCDERKQTYHVFTLGCKQSWRKVKGIDEDSYPNDYSVCIDGTIYYSAYRKPRETILLSFDLRSERFDRVLHYQKHCCWLVLIINVW; encoded by the exons ATGCATTTGATATATTTACCCTCAGTGGTTTCGAGGAATTTAGATCTAATGGAGAGTGATTATCAAG ATCGGTATTCTCCCATGTTAAGTGTTTGCAAAAGGACAAGAAAGACAGTCACCGGAGATTTGTGTCTTCCTTTGGATATAATAGTGGAGATACTCAAGAAACTCCCGACAAAGTCACTTGTGAGGTTCCGAAGCGTCTCCAAGCAATGGTCAACCATTATCAGCAGCGACAGAGACTTGATCGAGTCTATAGTCACTCGCTCTCTCAGACATCCGCCCCTGAAGCTTCCTGTCTTCATCTTCCACCATTGTGTGCCTGAAACGTTCTTCACTGTTTCCCCTGTTTTCTCTCCGACCACCACCGACCATGTAGTAACTATCCCTCGACCAAGCCGTCCCTGCACCCTCCACTATCAATACTCCCGAGGCTTGATATGTTGCTCTTCTTTCGAATCTCATTTGGTTACCATATACAACCCTACCACCAGGCAGGTTTTTCCGTTACCCGAGATCCAAGCCCCAACAAGGTCCGGATTGAGTTCATGCTTCTTTGGCTACGACCCTATCACGTATCAATACAAAGTCTTGTCCATTATTTTCGACTGTGACGAGCGGAAGCAAACTTATCATGTTTTCACATTGGGATGTAAGCAATCTTGGAGGAAAGTGAAAGGCATTGATGAAGATTCCTATCCAAACGATTACAGTGTATGCATCGACGGGACTATCTACTACAGCGCATACAGAAAACCTCGTGAGACTATTTTGCTGAGTTTCGACCTTAGGTCCGAAAGATTTGATCGCGTCTTGCATTATCAAAAGCATTGTTGTTGGCTCGTATTAATCATCAACGTCTGGTAA